Proteins from one Triticum aestivum cultivar Chinese Spring chromosome 7A, IWGSC CS RefSeq v2.1, whole genome shotgun sequence genomic window:
- the LOC123149357 gene encoding 20 kDa chaperonin, chloroplastic — MKPLNDRVLIKVAEASDKTEANLILTETTKEKPSIRMVSSVGPGSLDEEGKRQPLSVSPGSTVLYSKYAGGEFKGADGTN; from the exons ATGAAGCCTCTGAATGACCGGGTTCTCATCAAG GTTGCCGAGGCTTCAGATAAGACTGAAGCTAATCTTATCCTCACCGAGACAACCAAGGAGAAGCCATCCATTAGAATGGTAAGTT CTGTTGGTCCGGGCTCCCTTGACGAGGAAGGCAAAAGGCAGCCATTGTCGGTGTCACCAGGCAGCACTGTGCTGTACTCCAAGTACGCAGGCGGCGAGTTCAAGGGAGCTGATGGCACAAACT